The following proteins come from a genomic window of Macaca fascicularis isolate 582-1 chromosome 8, T2T-MFA8v1.1:
- the GPR20 gene encoding G-protein coupled receptor 20 translates to MPSVSPVGPSAGAVPNATAVTTVWTNASGLEVPLFHLFARLDEELHGTFPGLWLALMAVHGAIFLVGLVLNGLALYVFCCRTQAKTPSVIYTINLVVTDLLVGLSLPTRFAVYYGARGCLHCAFPHVLGYFLNMHCSILFLTCICVDRYLAIVRPEGSRRCRQPACARAVCAFVWLAAGAVTLSVLGMTGGRPCCRVFALTVLEFLLPLLVISVFTGRIMCALSRPGLLRQGRQRRVRAMQLLLTVLIIFLVCFTPFHARQVAVALWPDMPHHASLVVYHVAVTLSSLNSCMDPIVYCFVTSGFQATVRGLFGQHRGEREPSSGDVVSMHRSSKGSGRHHILSAGPHALTQALANGPEA, encoded by the coding sequence ATGCCCTCTGTGTCTCCAGTGGGGCCCTCGGCCGGGGCAGTCCCCAATGCCACCGCAGTGACAACAGTGTGGACCAATGCCAGCGGGCTGGAGGTACCCCTGTTCCACCTGTTTGCCCGGCTGGACGAGGAGCTGCATGGCACCTTCCCGGGCCTGTGGCTGGCGCTGATGGCGGTGCACGGAGCCATCTTCCTGGTGGGGCTGGTGCTCAACGGGCTGGCGCTGTACGTCTTCTGCTGCCGCACCCAGGCCAAGACACCATCAGTCATCTACACCATCAACCTGGTGGTGACCGATCTGCTGGTGGGGCTGTCCCTGCCCACGCGCTTCGCCGTGTACTACGGCGCCAGGGGCTGCCTGCACTGCGCCTTCCCGCACGTCCTAGGTTACTTCCTCAACATGCACTGCTCCATCCTCTTCCTCACCTGCATCTGTGTGGACCGCTACCTGGCCATCGTGCGGCCCGAAGGCTCCCGCCGCTGCCGCCAGCCTGCCTGTGCCAGGGCTGTGTGCGCCTTTGTGTGGCTGGCCGCCGGTGCTGTGACCCTGTCGGTGCTGGGCATGACGGGCGGCCGGCCCTGCTGCCGTGTCTTCGCGCTGACTGTTCTGGAGTTCCTTCTGCCCCTGCTGGTCATCAGCGTGTTCACCGGCCGTATCATGTGTGCACTGTCGCGGCCAGGTCTTCTCCGCCAGGGCCGCCAGCGCCGCGTGCGGGCCATGCAGCTCCTGCTCACGGTGCTCATCATCTTTCTCGTCTGCTTCACGCCCTTCCATGCCCGCCAGGTGGCCGTGGCGCTGTGGCCCGACATGCCACACCATGCAAGCCTCGTGGTCTACCACGTGGCCGTGACCCTCAGCAGCCTCAACAGCTGCATGGACCCCATCGTCTACTGCTTCGTCACCAGTGGCTTCCAGGCCACCGTCCGCGGCCTCTTCGGCCAGCACAGAGGAGAGCGTGAGCCCAGCAGTGGTGATGTGGTCAGCATGCACAGGAGCTCCAAGGGCTCGGGTCGTCATCACATCCTCAGTGCTGGCCCTCATGCCCTCACCCAGGCCCTGGCTAATGGGCCTGAGGCTTAG